Proteins from a genomic interval of Helicobacter pylori Shi112:
- a CDS encoding menaquinone biosynthesis decarboxylase translates to MRDFLKLLKEHDELEVIDTPLEVDLEIAHLAYIEAKKPNGGKALLFTQPIRKEHDQIKTFDMPVLMNAFGSFKRLELLLKTPIESLQQRMQAFLHFNAPKNFTEGLKVLKDLWDLRHIFPKKTTRPKDLIIKQNKEVNLLDLPVLKTWEKDGGPFITMGQVYTQSLDHKKKNLGMYRLQVYDKNHLGLHWQIHKDSQLFFHEYAKAKVKMPVSIAIGGDLLYTWCATAPLPYGVYELMLYGFMRGKKAQVMPCLSNSLSVPRDCDIVIEGFVDCEKLELEGPFGDHTGYYTPIESYPVLEVKTISYKKDSIYLATVVGKPPLEDKYMGYLTERLFLPLLQMNAPNLIDYYMPENGVFHNLILAKIHTRYNAHAKQVMHAFWGVGQMSFVKHAIFVNEDAPNLRDTNAIIEYVLENFSKEKILISQGICDALDHASPEYAMGGKLGIDATSKSNTPHPTLLNDSALLALLQDKMPNIVLLKQYYPHTRNPICVISVEKKDKSVIELAKNLLGFEEYLRVVIFVEHTSNDLNNPYMLLWRIVNNIDAQRDILTSKHCFFIDATNKGIMDKHFREWPTETNCSMEVIEGLKKKGLLKDFETLNQKFHLTHSFSTHKEDL, encoded by the coding sequence ATGCGAGATTTTTTAAAGCTTTTAAAAGAGCATGATGAATTAGAAGTCATTGACACCCCCCTTGAAGTGGATTTAGAAATCGCTCATCTGGCCTATATAGAAGCGAAAAAGCCTAATGGGGGCAAAGCCCTTTTATTCACGCAACCCATAAGAAAAGAGCATGACCAGATCAAAACCTTTGATATGCCTGTTTTAATGAACGCTTTTGGCTCTTTCAAACGCTTGGAGCTTTTATTAAAAACCCCCATAGAAAGTCTGCAACAACGCATGCAAGCGTTCTTGCACTTTAACGCTCCTAAAAATTTCACTGAGGGTTTGAAAGTCTTAAAAGATTTATGGGATTTAAGACACATTTTCCCTAAAAAAACCACTCGCCCTAAAGATCTCATTATCAAGCAAAATAAAGAAGTCAATTTGTTGGATCTACCCGTTTTAAAAACTTGGGAAAAAGATGGTGGGCCTTTTATCACTATGGGGCAAGTCTATACCCAAAGCCTGGATCATAAAAAAAAGAATTTAGGCATGTACCGCTTGCAAGTTTATGATAAAAACCATTTAGGCTTGCACTGGCAAATCCATAAAGACTCCCAACTCTTTTTCCACGAATACGCTAAGGCTAAAGTCAAAATGCCTGTCAGTATCGCTATTGGTGGGGATTTGCTCTACACATGGTGCGCGACAGCCCCCTTACCTTATGGGGTTTATGAACTCATGCTCTATGGGTTTATGAGAGGAAAAAAAGCGCAAGTAATGCCATGCTTGAGTAATTCTTTAAGCGTGCCAAGGGATTGTGATATTGTGATAGAAGGGTTTGTGGATTGCGAAAAGCTAGAGCTTGAAGGGCCTTTTGGGGATCACACGGGCTATTATACCCCCATTGAGTCTTACCCTGTTTTAGAAGTCAAAACCATTAGCTATAAAAAAGATTCCATTTACTTAGCCACTGTGGTGGGTAAGCCCCCTTTAGAAGACAAATACATGGGGTATTTGACTGAACGCTTGTTCTTGCCCTTGCTTCAAATGAACGCCCCCAATCTGATAGATTATTATATGCCAGAAAATGGGGTGTTTCATAATTTGATTTTAGCCAAAATACACACGCGCTATAACGCTCATGCCAAACAAGTCATGCATGCTTTTTGGGGTGTGGGGCAGATGAGTTTTGTCAAACATGCGATTTTTGTCAATGAAGACGCTCCCAATCTAAGAGACACCAACGCTATCATTGAGTATGTATTAGAAAATTTTTCTAAAGAAAAAATTCTCATCTCTCAAGGCATATGCGACGCTTTAGATCATGCAAGCCCTGAATACGCTATGGGGGGGAAACTCGGTATTGATGCGACCTCTAAAAGCAACACCCCCCACCCCACGCTTTTAAACGATAGCGCCTTATTAGCGCTTTTACAAGATAAAATGCCAAATATCGTTCTTTTGAAGCAATATTACCCGCACACCCGTAACCCCATTTGCGTAATCAGCGTGGAAAAGAAAGACAAAAGCGTCATTGAACTGGCTAAAAATTTGCTCGGTTTTGAAGAGTATTTACGCGTTGTCATCTTTGTAGAGCATACCAGCAACGATTTAAACAACCCTTACATGCTGTTATGGCGCATCGTTAATAACATTGACGCGCAACGCGATATTCTCACCTCTAAACATTGTTTTTTTATAGACGCTACCAATAAGGGCATTATGGATAAACATTTTAGAGAATGGCCTACAGAAACCAATTGCTCCATGGAAGTCATAGAGGGTTTGAAAAAGAAAGGGCTTTTAAAAGATTTTGAAACTTTAAATCAAAAATTCCACCTCACGCATTCTTTTAGCACGCATAAAGAAGATCTATAA
- the cheW gene encoding chemotaxis protein CheW, with protein MSNQLKDLFERQKEASAGSKQEDNEEILQFIGFIIGDEEYAIPILNILEIVKPIGYTRVPETPNYVLGVFNLRGNVFPLISLRLKFGLKAEKQNKDTRYLVVRHNDQIAGFFIDRLTEAIRIKQTDIDPVPETLSDNNNLTYGIGKQNDRLVTILRVEEILKKDF; from the coding sequence GTGAGCAATCAATTAAAAGATTTATTTGAAAGACAAAAAGAAGCTAGTGCGGGTTCTAAACAAGAAGATAATGAAGAAATTTTGCAATTCATTGGCTTTATTATTGGCGATGAAGAATACGCCATTCCCATTTTGAATATTTTAGAAATCGTCAAACCCATTGGTTACACGCGAGTCCCTGAAACCCCAAATTATGTGCTTGGCGTGTTCAATTTAAGGGGTAATGTCTTCCCTTTGATCAGTTTGCGTTTAAAATTTGGCTTGAAAGCCGAAAAACAAAACAAGGACACTCGTTATCTCGTGGTGCGCCATAACGATCAGATCGCTGGGTTTTTCATTGATCGCTTAACCGAAGCCATTCGCATCAAGCAAACAGATATTGATCCGGTGCCAGAGACTTTGAGCGATAACAATAATTTAACTTACGGCATTGGGAAGCAAAACGACAGACTCGTAACCATTTTAAGAGTGGAAGAAATCTTAAAAAAAGACTTCTAA
- a CDS encoding YggS family pyridoxal phosphate-dependent enzyme, whose protein sequence is MTDYSQRIDTLIAKIEKARIAYSRHHIVKIVAVSKNASLEAIQNYYNCSQRAFGENKVQDLKIKMHSLEHLPLEWHMIGSLQENKINALLSLKPALLHSLDSLKLALKIEKRCEILGVNLNALLQVNSAYEESKSGVMPEETLEIYSQISETCKRLKLKGLMCIGAHADDEKEIEKSFITTKKLFDRLKNASVLSMGMSDDFELAIACGANLLRIGSFLFKE, encoded by the coding sequence ATGACAGATTATAGCCAAAGGATTGATACCCTCATCGCAAAAATAGAAAAGGCTCGCATCGCCTATTCAAGGCACCACATTGTAAAAATCGTGGCTGTTTCAAAAAACGCTTCCTTAGAAGCCATTCAAAATTACTATAACTGCTCTCAAAGGGCTTTTGGAGAAAATAAAGTCCAAGATTTAAAAATTAAAATGCATTCTTTAGAGCATTTACCCCTTGAATGGCACATGATAGGCTCTTTACAAGAGAATAAAATCAATGCACTTTTGAGTTTAAAACCCGCTCTTTTGCATTCTTTAGACTCCTTAAAACTCGCTTTGAAAATAGAAAAGCGTTGCGAAATATTGGGCGTCAATTTAAACGCTCTTTTACAGGTTAATAGCGCGTATGAGGAAAGTAAAAGCGGGGTGATGCCTGAAGAAACGCTAGAAATTTATTCTCAAATCAGTGAAACTTGCAAGCGCCTCAAGCTTAAGGGGCTTATGTGTATAGGGGCTCATGCTGATGATGAAAAGGAAATTGAAAAATCCTTTATTACCACCAAAAAGCTTTTTGACCGATTAAAGAATGCGAGCGTTCTTTCAATGGGCATGAGTGATGATTTTGAATTAGCGATTGCTTGCGGGGCGAATCTTTTAAGGATTGGCTCTTTTTTGTTCAAAGAGTAA
- a CDS encoding UDP-2,3-diacylglucosamine diphosphatase, whose translation MLESYALESGAVFISDAHFLPKSPHLINTLKELLNAKPPQVFFMGDIFHVLVGYLPLDKEQQKIIDLIHALSEISQVFYFEGNHDFSMRFVFNSKVVVFERQNQPVLFQHDNKRFLLAHGDLFITKAYEFYITQLTSTWARFFLTFLNLLSFKTLYPLFKKLIYQKPIRLWELEPKELQSFIEKRLKAYQNYIKNLNIGSIDGIIEGHFHLKSGTKIPLNAPIYCPLPSFYYKQSLFKVSSSVLEPSQNKDA comes from the coding sequence ATGCTAGAATCTTATGCGCTTGAAAGTGGGGCTGTTTTTATCTCTGATGCGCATTTTTTGCCTAAAAGCCCTCATTTAATCAATACGCTTAAAGAACTTTTAAACGCCAAACCCCCACAAGTCTTTTTCATGGGCGATATTTTCCATGTTCTTGTGGGCTATTTACCCCTAGATAAAGAGCAGCAAAAAATCATTGATCTAATCCATGCTTTAAGCGAAATTTCACAAGTCTTTTATTTTGAAGGCAATCATGATTTTTCCATGCGTTTTGTATTCAATTCTAAAGTGGTGGTTTTTGAGCGCCAAAACCAGCCCGTATTATTCCAACATGATAACAAACGCTTTTTACTAGCCCATGGGGATTTATTCATCACTAAAGCGTATGAATTTTACATCACGCAACTCACTTCCACTTGGGCCAGATTTTTTTTAACTTTTTTAAATTTATTAAGTTTTAAAACCTTATACCCCCTTTTTAAAAAACTCATCTATCAAAAACCCATCCGCCTTTGGGAATTAGAGCCAAAAGAATTGCAATCTTTTATTGAAAAGCGCCTAAAAGCCTACCAAAACTACATTAAAAATCTTAACATTGGTAGCATTGACGGCATTATAGAGGGGCATTTTCATCTCAAAAGCGGCACAAAAATCCCCTTGAATGCGCCTATTTATTGCCCACTGCCTTCCTTTTATTACAAACAAAGCCTTTTTAAGGTATCATCAAGCGTTTTAGAACCATCTCAAAATAAGGACGCCTAA
- the cheV3 gene encoding chemotaxis protein CheV3, which translates to MAEKTANDLKLSEIELVDFRIYGMQEGVPYEGIYGINVAKVQEIIPMPTLFEYPTNLDYIIGVFDLRSTIIPLIDLAKWIGIVPDKSKENEKIVIITEFNNVKMGFLVHSARRIRRISWKDVEPASFSASNSINKENITGTTRIENDKTLLILDLESILDDLKLNEDAKNAKDTPKERFEGEVLFLDDSKTARKTLKNHLSKLGFSITEAVDGEDGLDKLEMLFKKYGDDLRKHLKFIISDVEMPKMDGYHFLFKLQKDPRFAYIPVIFNSSICDNYSAERAKEMGAVAYLVKFDAEKFTEEISKILDKNA; encoded by the coding sequence ATGGCAGAAAAAACAGCTAACGATTTAAAATTGAGTGAGATAGAACTCGTGGATTTTCGTATTTATGGCATGCAAGAGGGCGTCCCTTATGAGGGGATTTATGGCATCAATGTGGCTAAAGTCCAAGAAATCATCCCCATGCCCACCCTTTTTGAATACCCTACGAATTTGGATTACATTATCGGCGTGTTTGATTTACGATCCACGATCATTCCGCTTATAGACTTGGCCAAATGGATAGGGATTGTCCCAGATAAAAGCAAGGAAAACGAAAAAATCGTCATTATCACTGAATTTAACAATGTTAAAATGGGCTTTTTAGTCCATTCCGCTAGGCGTATCAGGCGCATTAGCTGGAAAGATGTGGAGCCTGCATCCTTTAGCGCATCTAACAGCATCAATAAAGAAAATATCACCGGCACGACCCGCATTGAAAACGACAAAACCCTGCTCATTTTGGATTTAGAAAGCATTTTAGACGATTTAAAGCTTAATGAAGACGCTAAAAACGCTAAAGATACCCCTAAAGAGCGTTTTGAAGGCGAAGTGTTGTTTTTAGACGATAGCAAGACCGCAAGAAAAACCTTAAAGAATCATTTGAGTAAATTGGGTTTTAGCATCACTGAAGCTGTGGATGGGGAAGATGGGTTGGATAAATTAGAAATGTTATTCAAAAAATACGGGGATGATTTGAGGAAACATTTGAAATTCATTATTTCAGATGTTGAAATGCCTAAAATGGATGGCTATCATTTCTTATTCAAGCTCCAAAAAGACCCCAGGTTTGCCTATATTCCTGTGATTTTTAATTCTTCTATTTGCGATAATTATAGCGCTGAAAGGGCTAAAGAAATGGGGGCTGTAGCGTATTTAGTCAAGTTTGATGCAGAAAAATTCACCGAAGAAATTTCTAAGATTTTAGACAAGAATGCGTAA
- the tpx gene encoding thiol peroxidase, translated as MQKVTFKEETYQLEGKALKVGDKAPDVKLVNGDLQEVSLLKQGVHFQVISALPSLTGSVCLLQAKHFNEQAGKLPSVSFSVISMDLPFSQGQICGAEGIKDLRILSDFRYKAFGENYGVLLGKGSLQGLLARSVFVLDDKGVVIYKEIVQNILEEPNYEALLKVLK; from the coding sequence ATGCAAAAAGTTACTTTTAAAGAAGAAACATACCAATTGGAAGGGAAAGCCTTAAAAGTGGGCGATAAAGCTCCTGATGTGAAATTGGTAAATGGCGACTTGCAAGAAGTCAGTTTATTGAAACAAGGCGTGCATTTTCAAGTCATTAGCGCGCTCCCTAGCTTAACCGGATCGGTTTGCTTGCTCCAAGCCAAACACTTCAACGAGCAAGCCGGCAAACTGCCTTCTGTGAGTTTTAGCGTTATTTCTATGGATTTACCTTTTTCTCAAGGGCAAATTTGTGGCGCTGAAGGCATTAAGGACTTAAGAATTTTAAGCGATTTTAGGTATAAGGCTTTTGGGGAAAATTACGGCGTGCTGTTAGGCAAAGGCTCTTTGCAAGGCTTACTCGCTCGATCGGTGTTTGTTCTTGATGATAAGGGAGTGGTTATCTATAAAGAAATCGTTCAAAACATTTTAGAAGAGCCTAATTATGAAGCACTTTTAAAAGTGTTGAAATAG
- the sodB gene encoding superoxide dismutase [Fe] translates to MFTLRELPFAKDSMGDFLSPVAFDFHHGKHHQTYVNNLNNLIKGTDFEKSSLFAILTKSSGGVFNNAAQIYNHDFYWDCLSPKATALSDELKGALEKDFGSLEKFKEDFIKSATTLFGSGWNWAAYNLDTQKIEIIQTSNAQTPVTDKKVPLLVVDVWEHAYYIDHKNARPVYLEKFYGHINWHFVSQCYEWAKKEGLGSVDYYINELVHKKA, encoded by the coding sequence ATGTTTACATTACGAGAATTGCCTTTTGCTAAAGACAGCATGGGAGATTTTTTAAGCCCTGTAGCGTTTGATTTCCACCATGGGAAACACCATCAAACTTATGTGAATAATTTGAACAACCTCATCAAAGGCACGGATTTTGAGAAAAGTTCTTTGTTTGCTATTTTGACAAAATCTAGCGGAGGCGTGTTTAATAACGCCGCTCAAATTTATAACCACGATTTTTATTGGGATTGCCTAAGCCCCAAAGCGACTGCCTTAAGCGATGAATTAAAAGGGGCTTTAGAAAAAGATTTCGGCTCATTGGAAAAATTTAAAGAAGACTTCATTAAGAGCGCGACCACTTTGTTTGGCTCTGGATGGAATTGGGCGGCGTATAATTTAGACACTCAAAAAATTGAAATCATTCAAACGAGCAACGCTCAAACCCCAGTTACGGATAAAAAAGTGCCGCTTTTAGTGGTGGATGTGTGGGAGCATGCTTATTATATTGACCACAAAAACGCGCGCCCTGTGTATTTGGAAAAATTCTATGGGCATATCAATTGGCATTTTGTTTCTCAATGCTATGAATGGGCGAAAAAAGAAGGCTTAGGATCAGTGGATTACTACATCAACGAGTTGGTGCATAAAAAAGCTTAA
- the cheAY2 gene encoding chemotaxis histidine kinase/response regulator CheAY2 — translation MDDLQEIMEDFLIEAFEMNEQLDQDLVELEHNPEDLDLLNRIFRVAHTIKGSSSFLNLNILTRLTHNMEDVLNRARKGEIKITPDIMDVVLHSIDLMKTLLVTIRDTGSDTNNGKENEIEEAVKQLQAITSQNLEGAKETSGTKEAPKKEVKKEAEKENTEENQENKAKAPTAKDFASDNPLADEPDLDYSNMSAEEVEAEIERLLNKRQEADKERRAQKKQEAKPKQEVAPKTETPKAPKTETKAKAKADTEENKTPSIGVEQTVRVDVRRLDHLMNLIGELVLGKNRLIRIYGDVEERYDGEKFLEELNQVVSSISAVTTDLQLAVMKTRMQPVGKVFNKFPRMVRDLSRELGKSIELIIEGEETELDKSIVEEIGDPLIHIIRNSCDHGIEPLEERRRLNKPETGKVQLSAYNEGNHIVIKISDDGKGLDPVMLKEKAIEKGVISERDAEGMSDREAFNLIFKPGFSTAKVVSNVSGRGVGMDVVKTNIEKLNGIIEIDSEVGVGTTQKLKIPLTLAIIQALLVGVQEEYYAIPLSSVLETVRISQDEIYTVDGKSVLRLRDEVLSLVRLSDIFKVDAILESNSDVYVVIIGLADQKIGVIVDYLIGQEEVVIKSLGYYLKNTRGIAGATVRGDGKITLIVDVGAMMDMAKSIKVNITTLMNESENTKSKNSPSDYIVLAIDDSSTDRAIIRKCLKPLGITLLEASNGLEGLEMLKNGDKTPDAILVDIEMPKMDGYTFASEVRKYNKFKNLPLIAVTSRVTKTDRMRGVESGMTEYITKPYSGEYLTTVVKRSIKLEGDQS, via the coding sequence ATGGATGATTTGCAAGAAATAATGGAAGACTTCTTGATTGAAGCCTTTGAAATGAACGAGCAATTGGATCAGGATTTAGTGGAATTGGAGCATAACCCTGAGGATTTGGACTTGCTCAATCGCATTTTTAGAGTCGCTCACACCATTAAGGGCTCTAGCTCGTTTTTGAATCTCAACATTCTCACGCGTCTCACGCACAACATGGAAGATGTCTTGAATCGCGCCAGAAAGGGCGAAATCAAAATCACGCCTGATATTATGGATGTCGTGTTGCACTCCATTGATTTGATGAAAACCTTGCTCGTAACGATTAGAGATACCGGCTCTGATACCAATAACGGCAAGGAAAACGAGATTGAAGAAGCGGTCAAACAGCTTCAAGCCATTACGAGCCAAAATTTAGAGGGCGCTAAAGAAACTTCAGGAACTAAAGAAGCCCCCAAAAAAGAAGTGAAAAAAGAAGCGGAAAAAGAAAATACAGAAGAAAATCAAGAAAACAAGGCAAAAGCCCCTACTGCAAAAGATTTTGCAAGCGATAACCCTCTAGCCGATGAGCCGGATTTGGATTACTCTAACATGAGCGCTGAAGAAGTGGAAGCGGAGATTGAGCGGCTATTGAACAAACGCCAAGAGGCCGATAAAGAACGAAGAGCCCAAAAAAAGCAAGAAGCCAAACCTAAACAAGAAGTTGCCCCTAAAACAGAAACCCCCAAAGCCCCTAAAACCGAAACTAAAGCTAAGGCTAAAGCAGATACTGAAGAAAATAAAACCCCCTCTATTGGCGTGGAGCAAACCGTTAGGGTGGATGTGCGCCGCTTGGATCACTTAATGAATTTAATCGGTGAGCTTGTGTTAGGAAAAAATCGCTTGATTAGGATTTATGGCGATGTGGAAGAACGCTATGATGGGGAAAAGTTTCTAGAGGAATTAAACCAGGTGGTTTCTTCTATTTCAGCGGTAACGACAGACTTGCAGCTTGCGGTGATGAAAACCAGGATGCAACCAGTGGGCAAGGTGTTCAATAAATTCCCTCGCATGGTAAGGGATTTGAGCCGAGAATTAGGCAAAAGCATTGAATTAATCATTGAGGGCGAAGAAACCGAACTAGACAAATCCATTGTAGAAGAGATTGGCGATCCGCTCATTCACATTATCCGCAACTCATGCGATCATGGGATTGAGCCTTTAGAAGAAAGAAGAAGGCTTAACAAGCCTGAAACCGGTAAGGTGCAATTGAGCGCGTATAATGAGGGTAACCACATTGTGATTAAAATCTCTGATGATGGCAAAGGGTTAGACCCTGTGATGCTTAAAGAAAAAGCGATTGAAAAAGGGGTGATTAGCGAAAGAGACGCTGAAGGCATGAGCGATAGGGAAGCGTTTAACCTCATTTTCAAGCCAGGCTTTTCTACCGCAAAAGTCGTTTCCAATGTTTCAGGCAGAGGCGTGGGCATGGATGTGGTGAAAACCAATATTGAAAAGCTCAATGGGATCATTGAAATTGATTCAGAAGTGGGGGTAGGCACGACTCAAAAGCTTAAAATCCCTCTCACTCTGGCCATCATTCAAGCTTTACTCGTGGGCGTTCAAGAAGAATATTACGCTATCCCGCTTTCTTCAGTGTTAGAAACCGTGCGTATCAGCCAAGATGAAATCTACACCGTTGATGGCAAGAGCGTGTTGCGTTTGAGAGATGAGGTGCTTTCTTTGGTGCGCCTTTCTGATATTTTTAAAGTGGATGCTATTTTGGAATCCAACTCAGATGTGTATGTGGTTATCATTGGCTTGGCCGATCAAAAAATTGGCGTGATCGTGGATTATTTAATCGGTCAAGAAGAAGTGGTCATCAAATCTTTAGGCTACTATCTTAAAAACACTAGAGGCATCGCTGGCGCTACGGTGAGAGGCGATGGGAAAATCACTCTCATTGTAGATGTGGGGGCGATGATGGATATGGCAAAAAGCATCAAGGTCAATATCACTACCTTGATGAACGAATCCGAAAACACCAAGAGCAAAAATTCTCCTAGCGATTATATTGTCTTAGCGATTGATGACAGCAGCACGGACAGAGCGATTATCCGCAAATGTTTAAAACCATTAGGCATCACGCTTTTAGAGGCCTCTAACGGGTTAGAGGGTTTAGAAATGCTTAAAAATGGCGATAAAACCCCGGACGCTATTTTAGTGGATATTGAAATGCCTAAAATGGACGGCTACACTTTCGCTTCTGAAGTGCGTAAATACAATAAATTCAAAAACCTGCCTTTGATTGCAGTAACCAGTCGGGTAACTAAAACCGATAGGATGCGCGGCGTTGAATCCGGCATGACTGAATACATCACCAAGCCTTATAGCGGTGAGTATTTAACCACCGTAGTGAAACGCAGCATTAAATTAGAAGGAGACCAATCGTGA
- the cmoA gene encoding carboxy-S-adenosyl-L-methionine synthase CmoA: MKDTLFNQSLNKRFCFDEKVAHVFDDMLERSIPYYHEMLDLGAYFIAQNLKENTNVKPLIYDLGCSTGNFFIALNQQIQQDIELVGIDNSMPMLKKAQEKLKDFNNARFECMDFLEVEFKEASAFSLLFVLQFVRPMQREVLLKKIYNSLALNGVLLVGEKIMSEDRILDKQMIELYYLYKQNQGYSHNEIAFKREALENVLVPYSLKENVALLESVGFKHVEALFKWVNFTLLVARKT, encoded by the coding sequence ATGAAAGACACTCTGTTTAACCAATCTCTAAACAAACGCTTTTGTTTTGATGAGAAAGTCGCTCATGTTTTTGATGACATGCTAGAGCGCTCCATCCCCTATTACCATGAAATGTTGGATTTGGGGGCGTATTTTATCGCTCAAAACTTAAAAGAAAATACCAATGTTAAGCCCTTGATTTATGATTTGGGCTGTTCTACTGGGAACTTTTTTATCGCGCTTAACCAACAAATCCAACAAGATATTGAGCTTGTAGGGATTGACAATTCCATGCCCATGCTCAAAAAAGCGCAAGAAAAATTAAAAGATTTTAACAATGCCCGTTTTGAATGCATGGATTTTTTAGAGGTTGAGTTTAAAGAAGCGAGCGCGTTTTCATTGCTTTTTGTGTTGCAATTTGTCCGCCCCATGCAAAGAGAGGTGCTACTCAAAAAGATTTATAACAGCCTTGCGTTGAATGGGGTTTTATTGGTGGGCGAAAAGATCATGAGCGAAGATCGGATATTAGACAAGCAAATGATAGAGCTATACTACCTCTATAAACAAAATCAAGGCTATAGCCACAATGAAATCGCTTTCAAAAGGGAAGCGTTAGAAAATGTGCTTGTGCCTTATAGTTTAAAAGAAAATGTCGCTCTTTTAGAAAGCGTGGGGTTTAAGCATGTGGAAGCGCTGTTTAAATGGGTGAATTTCACGCTACTAGTCGCCAGAAAAACCTGA